A genomic stretch from Mus pahari chromosome 6, PAHARI_EIJ_v1.1, whole genome shotgun sequence includes:
- the Tmem246 gene encoding transmembrane protein 246 — translation MTASTSPAAMLLRRLRRLSWGSTAVQLFILTVVTFGLLAPLACHRLLHSYFYLRHWHLNQMSQDFLQQSLKEGEAALHYFEELPSANGSVPIVWQATPRPWLVITIITVDRQPGFHYVLQVVSQFHRLLQQCGPQCEGHQLFLCNVERSVSHFDAKLLSKYVPVANRYEGTEDDYGDDPSTNSFEKEKQDYVYCLESSLQTYNPDYVLMVEDDAIPEEQIFPVLEHLLRARFSEPHLQDALYLKLYHPERLQHYINPEPMRILEWVGVGMLLGPVLTWIYMRFACRPGFSWPVMLFFCLYSMGLVELVGRHYFLELRRLSPSLYSVVPASQCCTPAMLFPAPAARRTLTYLSQVYCHKGFGKDMALYSLLRAKGERAYVVEPNLVKHIGLFSSLRYNFHPSLL, via the coding sequence ATGACCGCGTCAACCTCTCCAGCTGCCATGCTTCTCCGGAGGCTTCGGCGACTCTCCTGGGGCAGCACAGCTGTGCAGCTCTTCATTCTAACTGTGGTGACATTTGGCTTACTGGCCCCGCTGGCCTGCCACCGGCTCCTCCACTCATACTTCTATCTGCGCCATTGGCATCTAAACCAGATGAGCCAGGACTTCCTGcagcagagcctgaaggaggGGGAAGCTGCCCTTCACTACTTTGAAGAGCTGCCCTCTGCCAATGGCTCTGTGCCCATCGTCTGGCAGGCCACTCCCCGCCCCTGGCTGGTGATCACCATAATCACCGTGGATAGGCAGCCTGGCTTTCATTACGTCTTACAGGTAGTGTCCCAGTTCCATCGACTTCTGCAGCAGTGTGGCCCCCAGTGTGAAGGGCACCAGCTCTTCCTGTGCAATGTGGAACGGAGTGTGAGCCATTTTGATGCTAAGCTGCTCTCTAAGTATGTCCCTGTGGCTAACCGCTACGAGGGCACCGAAGATGATTACGGTGATGACCCTTCAACTAACTCAtttgagaaagagaagcaagactATGTGTATTGCCTGGAGTCATCGCTGCAGACCTACAATCCAGACTATGTCCTGATGGTGGAGGATGATGCTATTCCAGAAGAACAGATCTTCCCAGTATTGGAGCACCTCCTGCGTGCTCGCTtctctgagccacacctccaaGATGCCCTGTATCTAAAGCTCTATCACCCAGAGAGGCTACAGCACTACATCAACCCAGAGCCTATGCGGATCCTGGAGTGGGTTGGTGTGGGCATGCTGCTGGGGCCTGTGCTAACCTGGATCTACATGAGGTTTGCCTGCCGCCCAGGCTTCAGCTGGCCTGTCATGCTTTTCTTCTGTCTGTACAGCATGGGGCTGGTGGAACTGGTGGGCCGACACTATTTCCTGGAACTGCGGCGCCTGAGTCCCTCCTTGTACAGTGTGGTTCCTGCCTCTCAGTGTTGCACCCCAGCTATGCTCTTCCCTGCCCCAGCTGCCCGCAGGACCCTCACCTACCTGTCCCAGGTGTACTGCCACAAGGGCTTTGGCAAAGACATGGCACTGTACTCTCTGCTGAGAGCCAAGGGGGAGAGGGCCTATGTGGTGGAGCCCAACCTTGTGAAACACATTGGGCTCTTCTCCAGCCTACGGTACAATTTTCATCCCAGCCTACTCTAG